A genome region from Scleropages formosus chromosome 6, fSclFor1.1, whole genome shotgun sequence includes the following:
- the b3galt9 gene encoding putative UDP-GlcNAc:betaGal beta-1,3-N-acetylglucosaminyltransferase LOC100288842: MSFCRLRTHQWCFLLFNVLLFHALLFGADFVEEYLLQPAPRTYMDAKVLEIREQARKLDMNAVRANDTHWYVISNPRVCTDQDVFLLTLVFSTPENSSRRENIRGTWANRTHVQGFLVQTLFLLGSSHSPTTQAAIMVESKHYADIIQGWFIDSHKNLISKTVLAMQWAVTYCPFARFILITDESAFINILALGEYLLTLRRHPEDLYMGRVVHQDMPDRDPRSTRYVSPNQYSHKYFPDYCAGLAFVVSQDVARKVYVASSGVVAPVPYDVFVGLCAQRAGVVPTHSFRFSGERHIHYNICCYRFLFSSADVGTSELPLIWNDLQSKGNCSMLVTYYGLVKCKVLTYLDKLSFSNARP, encoded by the coding sequence ATGTCATTCTGCAGGCTGCGCACCCACCAGTGGTGTTTCCTGCTTTTCAATGTGCTCTTGTTCCATGCTCTGCTCTTTGGCGCCGATTTCGTGGAGGAATACCTCCTCCAGCCAGCTCCAAGGACCTACATGGATGCAAAAGTGCTGGAAATACGAGAGCAGGCCCGGAAGCTTGACATGAATGCAGTAAGGGCAAATGACACTCATTGGTATGTTATCAGCAACCCTCGGGTCTGCACCGACCAAGATGTCTTTCTGCTAACGCTGGTCTTCAGCACTCCTGAAAACTCCAGCCGCCGGGAGAACATTCGAGGGACATGGGCTAACCGCACTCATGTGCAGGGGTTCCTCGTCCAGACACTGTTCTTGCTGGGGTCTTCCCATTCACCCACCACCCAAGCTGCTATTATGGTGGAATCCAAGCATTATGCAGACATCATCCAAGGGTGGTTCATCGACTCCCACAAGAACTTGATTTCCAAGACTGTTCTGGCAATGCAGTGGGCAGTTACATATTGCCCTTTTGCCCGATTCATCTTGATAACTGATGAGAGTGCATTCATTAACATCCTGGCCCTAGGGGAGTACCTCCTGACCCTCCGCAGGCACCCAGAGGATCTATACATGGGTCGCGTAGTGCACCAGGACATGCCAGACCGGGATCCTCGGAGCACACGCTACGTCTCTCCAAACCAGTACTCTCACAAGTACTTCCCAGACTACTGCGCAGGCTTGGCCTTTGTGGTGTCCCAGGATGTGGCACGGAAGGTGTACGTGGCCTCGTCAGGTGTGGTGGCCCCTGTACCATATGACGTTTTTGTGGGTTTGTGTGCCCAGCGTGCTGGTGTGGTGCCAACTCACAGCTTCCGCTTTTCTGGGGAGAGGCACATCCACTACAACATCTGCTGCTATCGCTTTCTCTTCAGCTCAGCTGATGTTGGGACCAGTGAGTTGCCTCTCATCTGGAATGATCTGCAAAGCAAAGGGAATTGCTCCATGCTGGTAACCTACTATGGACTAGTGAAATGCAAGGTTCTCACCTATCTGGATAAACTCTCCTTTTCCAATGCCAGGCCATAA